The Bubalus kerabau isolate K-KA32 ecotype Philippines breed swamp buffalo chromosome 16, PCC_UOA_SB_1v2, whole genome shotgun sequence genome includes a region encoding these proteins:
- the RHOF gene encoding rho-related GTP-binding protein RhoF, whose amino-acid sequence MDAAGAPAPAPTAAPGSGRKELKIVIVGDGGCGKTSLLMVYSQGSFPEHYAPSVFEKYTASVTVGSKEVTLNLYDTAGQEDYDRLRPLSYQNTHLVLICYDVMNPTSYDNVLIKWFPEVTHFCRGIPMVLIGCKTDLRKDKEQLRKLRAAQLEPITYTQGQSACEQIRAALYLECSAKFRENVEDVFREAAKVALSALKKAQRQKQHRLCLLL is encoded by the exons ATGGACGCTGCTGGGGCCCCTGCCCCGGCCCCAACCGCCGCCCCGGGCTCCGGCCGGAAGGAGCTGAAGATTGTGATCGTGGGCGACGGCGGCTGCGGCAAGACTTCGCTGCTCATGGTGTACAGCCAGGGCTCCTTCCCCGAG CACTACGCCCCATCCGTGTTCGAGAAGTACACAGCCAGCGTGACTGTGGGCAGCAAGGAGGTGACCCTGAACCTCTACGACACCGCCG GACAGGAAGATTACGACCGGCTGCGGCCCCTGTCCTACCAGAACACGCACCTCGTGCTCATCTGCTATGATGTCATGAACCCCACTAGCTACGACAACGTTCTCATCAAG TGGTTCCCTGAGGTCACACATTTCTGTCGTGGGATCCCCATGGTGCTCATCGGCTGCAAGACAGACCTGAGGAAGGACAAGGAGCAGCTGCGCAAGCTCCGGGCAGCCCAGCTGGAGCCCATCACCTACACACAG GGCCAGAGCGCCTGCGAGCAGATCCGAGCTGCCCTCTACCTGGAATGTTCTGCCAAGTTTCGGGAGAATGTGGAAGACGTCTTCCGGGAGGCCGCCAAGGTTGCCCTCAGTGCTCTGAAGAAAGCACAGCGGCAGAAACAACACCGGCTTTGCCTGCTGCTCTGA